In Glycine max cultivar Williams 82 chromosome 7, Glycine_max_v4.0, whole genome shotgun sequence, a single window of DNA contains:
- the LOC100806545 gene encoding NAD-dependent malic enzyme 59 kDa isoform, mitochondrial, translating to MWKLVRYAAASNLARSRRFSAAIPGPCIVHKRGADILHDPWFNKDTGFPLTERDRLGLRGLLPPRVISFEQQYDRFMNSFRSLENNTQGQPDKVVSLAKWRILNRLHDRNETLYYRVLIDNIKEFAPIIYTPTVGLVCQNYSGLFRRPRGMYFSAKDKGEMMSMIYNWPAHEVDMIVLTDGSRILGLGDLGVQGIGIPIGKLDVYVAAAGINPQRILPVMLDVGTNNQKLLEDRLYLGLRQPRLEGEEYLSIIDEFMEAVHARWPKAIVQFEDFQMKWAFETLKRYQKKFCMFNDDIQGTAGVALAGLLGTVRAQGRPLTDFVNQKIVVVGAGSAGLGVLKMAIQAVAKISGCSELAAKSQFYLIDKDGLVTTERNNLDPAAAPFAKNPRDIEGLTEGASIIEVVKKIRPHVLLGLSGVGGIFNEEVLKAMRESVSTKPAIFAMSNPTMNAECTAIDAFKHAGENMVFASGSPFENVDLGNGIVGHVNQANNMYLFPGIGLGTLLSGAHLITDGMLQAAAECLASYMAEEDILKGILYPSVDSIRDVTAEVGAAVLRAAVEEELAEGNGDVGPKELSHMSKDETVEYVRSNMWYPVYSPLVHEK from the exons ATGTGGAAACTCGTGCGATATGCCGCCGCCTCCAACCTCGCCCGATCGCGGCGGTTCTCCGCCGCGATTCCTGGTCCGTGCATTGTTCACAAGCGCGGTGCCGACATACTCCATGACCCCTGGTTCAACAAG GATACAGGGTTTCCTTTGACTGAAAGGGATAGGTTGGGGCTTCGGGGCCTCTTACCTCCTCGTGTTATATCCTTTGAGCAGCAATATGATCGCTTTA tgaATTCATTCCGATCTTTGGAGAATAATACTCAGGGGCAACCAGATAAAGTTGTTTCCTTGGCAAAATGGAGGATCTTAAATAGACTGCATGATAGGAATGAGACTTTGTACTACAGA gttcttattgataatattaaagAGTTTGCTCCAATAATATATACTCCTACAGTTGGATTAGTGTGTCAAAATTATTCAGGGTTATTTAGGCGTCCACGTGGAATGTATTTTAGTGCCAAAGATAAAGGAGAGATGATGTCAATGATCTATAACTGGCCAGCTCACGAG GTAGACATGATTGTCTTAACAGATGGAAGTCGAATTCTTGGCTTAGGTGACCTTGGAGTTCAGGGAATTGGAATCCCCATAGGAAAACTTGATGTGTATGTTGCTGCTGCTGGTATCAACCCACAAAGA ATACTTCCAGTTATGCTGGATGTTGGTACCAACAATCAAAAGTTACTTGAAGATCGCCTTT ATTTAGGACTTCGACAACCAAGGTTGGAAGGTGAAGAGTATctatcaattatagatgaatTCATGGAAGCTGTTCATGCTCGATGgcccaaggctattgtgcag TTTGAGGATTTTCAAATGAAGTGGGCTTTTGAAACCCTGAAAAGATATCAGAAAAAGTTTTGCATGTTTAATGATGATATACAG GGCACTGCAGGTGTTGCACTTGCTGGACTATTGGGAACTGTAAGAGCCCAAGGCCGGCCATTGACTGATTTTGTGAACCAAAAGATAGTTGTGGTTGGAGCTGGGAG TGCAGGACTTGGGGTTCTAAAAATGGCCATCCAAGCAGTTGCAAAGATATCTGGGTGCAGTGAATTAGCTGCCAAAAGCCAATTCTATTTGATTGATAAAGAT GGTCTAGTTACAACAGAGAGGAACAATCTAGACCCAGCTGCAGCTCCATTTGCTAAAAATCCAAGAGACATAGAAGGGCTTACTGAGGGTGCTAGTATAATTGAAGTG GTTAAGAAGATTAGGCCACATGTGCTCCTTGGTTTGTCTGGCGTTGGTGGTATTTTCAATGAGGAG GTGCTTAAGGCAATGAGAGAATCTGTTTCAACAAAACCTGCTATCTTTGCCATGTCTAACCCCACCATGAATG CTGAGTGCACTGCTATTGATGCTTTTAAGCATGCTGGGGAAAATATGGTGTTTGCAAGTGGAAGCCCTTTCGAAAACGTAGATCTTG GTAATGGAATTGTGGGTCATGTAAATCAAGCAAACAACATGTACCTCTTCCCAGG AATTGGTTTGGGAACCCTTCTGTCAGGTGCTCACCTTATAACAGATGGAATGTTGCAGGCAGCTGCTGAATG CCTTGCTTCATACATGGCCGAGGAAGATATCTTAAAAGGAATTTTATATCCATCCGTTGATAG CATACGAGATGTTACGGCAGAGGTTGGGGCTGCTGTGCTTCGAGCAGCAGTTGAAGAAGAACTGGCAGAAGGAAATGGTGATGTGGGGCCCAAAGAACTTTCCCATATGTCGAAA GATGAGACTGTGGAGTATGTGCGAAGCAATATGTGGTATCCTGTGTATTCTCCTCTCGTTCATGAAAAATGA
- the LOC100806018 gene encoding DEAD-box ATP-dependent RNA helicase 13 yields MEAAAATANSSQRKPKRKRASAKSDPELDRLDSLPWNSALPQNDDDDAFSLFIGSNELEGGFLSLEEIDEAEYGLSIPEPEVDKRKTKKKKSEQNENVKKQQQDGVDSACSDDTVVEAELDESLKSKEKKKKKKKTKNKKKDAREDQTVEPSDAGLDTNVKDDIGEEDVDETEFYAWNELRLHPLLLKAICKLGFKEPTPIQKACIPAAAHQGKDVVGAAETGSGKTLAFGLPILQRLLEEREKAGNMVGERGEEPEKYASTGLLRALIIAPTRELALQVTDHLKAVAKHINVRVTPIVGGILAEKQERLLKAKPEIVVGTPGRLWELMSAGEKHLVELHSLSFFVLDEADRMVQNGHFKELQSIIDMLPMSNNSAEDNSQHVQSCVTVSSYQRKKRQTLVFSATVALSSDFRKKLKRGSIKQKQSLTDGLNSIETLSERAGMRSNAAIIDLTNPSILATKLEESFIECREEDKDAYLYYILTVHGQGRTIVFCTSIAALRHISSILRILGINVWTLHAQMQQRARLKAMDRFRENENGILVATDVAARGLDIPGVRTVVHYQLPHSAEVYVHRSGRTARASAEGCSIALISSRDTSKFASLCKSFSKDNFQRFPLENSYMPEVLKRLSLARQIDKITRKDSQEKAEKNWFDRNSSSVELVTESYDSEEEQVNKHKQMKASSRQLKKLQEDLKILISRPLQSKTFSHRYLAGAGVTPLMQEQLQQLARQKLSDHQGSGLGKKGKLVVIGQDCVDALQALRSAGEEVRMDAKDLAGKQRNMQNLKRKRKEEKKRLRDQRRKQKKKLKYGDE; encoded by the exons ATggaagcagcagcagcaacagcaaACTCTTCTCAGAGAAAGCCGAAGAGAAAACGAGCTTCAGCAAAAAGCGATCCCGAACTTGACCGTCTCGACTCGCTTCCGTGGAACTCCGCTCTTCCTCAAAACGACGACGACGACGCTTTCTCCTTGTTCATTGGCTCCAACGAACTCGAAGGAG GTTTTCTTTCGCTCGAGGAGATTGATGAGGCTGAGTATGGTTTGAGTATTCCCGAACCTGAAGTTGACAagaggaagacgaagaagaagaagtctGAACAGAACGAAAATGTGAAGAAGCAGCAGCAGGATGGAGTTGACAGTGCTTGTAGCGACGACACGGTGGTCGAAGCAGAGTTGGATGAGAGTCTGAAGtctaaagagaagaagaaaaagaagaagaagacaaagaacaagaagaaggatGCCAGAGAAGATCAGACAGTTGAGCCGTCAGATGCTG GTTTAGATACTAATGTGAAGGATGATATTGGGGAGGAGGACGTTGATGAAACTGAATTTTATGCATGGAATGAATTGAGGCTTCATCCTCTCCTCTTGAAAGCTATATGCAAGCTTGGCTTCAAGGAGCCAACACCAATTCAGAAGGCTTGTATTCCAGCTGCTGCTCATCAAGGGAAG GACGTTGTTGGGGCTGCTGAGACAGGATCCGGTAAAACACTTGCATTTGGTTTGCCCATTTTGCAACGTCTTttggaggagagagagaaggcCGGAAACATGGTTGGAGAAAGGGGTGAAGAACCTGAAAAGTATGCTTCTACTGGTCTTCTGAGGGCTCTTATTATTGCTCCGACTAGAGAACTTGCACTTCAG GTCACTGATCATCTGAAAGCAGTAGCCAAACATATTAATGTTAGGGTGACTCCTATAGTTGGGGGAATTTTAGCAGAAAAGCAGGAGAGACTTTTAAAAGCAAAACCTGAGATTGTTGTTGGGACTCCAGGAAGGTTATGGGAACTTATGTCAGCTGGAGAAAAACATCTAGTTGAG TTACATTCATTGTCTTTCTTCGTGCTGGATGAGGCTGATCGTATGGTacaaaatggtcattttaaGGAGTTGCAGTCAATAATTGATATGCTTCCCATGTCCAACAATTCTGCTGAAGATAATTCTCAACATGTACAAAGTTGTGTTACAGTTTCTAGTtaccaaagaaagaaaaggcaaaCTCTTGTTTTTTCAGCAACTGTTGCACTATCTTCTGATTTTCGCAAGAAGCTAAAACGAGGCTCAATTAAACAAAAGCAATCATTGACAGATGGATTGAATTCTATCGAAACTCTTTCTGAGCGTGCAGGAATGAGATCTAATGCAGCAATTATTGATCTTACTAATCCGTCTATATTAGCAACTAAGCTTGAGGAGTCATTTATTGA ATGCAGAGAAGAAGATAAAGATGCCTATTTGTACTATATTTTGACTGTCCATGGACAAGGACGCACAATAGTTTTCTGTACTTCAATTGCAGCTTTACGCCATATTTCTTCCATACTGCGCATTCTTGGCATCAATGTTTGGACTCTTCATGCCCAAATGCAGCAGCGTGCTCGTTTGAAG GCCATGGATCGCTTtcgtgaaaatgaaaatggcaTACTTGTTGCTACAGATGTTGCTGCAAGGGGTCTTGATATTCCTGGTGTTAGAACTGTTGTCCACTATCAGCTTCCACATTCAGCAGAG GTTTATGTTCATAGAAGTGGAAGAACAGCCAGAGCTTCTGCTGAAGGTTGTAGTATTGCTTTAATATCATCAAGAGATACATCAAAGTTTGCTTCATTGTGCAAGTCATTTTCCAAG GATAACTTTCAGCGGTTTCCTTTAGAGAACTCTTACATGCCAGAGGTCCTAAAACGATTATCTCTTGCACGTCAAATAGACAAGATAACAAGGAAGGATTCCCAG GAAAAGGCTGAGAAAAACTGGTTTGATAGGAATTCTAGCTCAGTAGAATTAGTTACAGAAAGTTATGACAGCGAAGAGGAACAAGTGAACAAACATAAGCAAATGAAGGCCAGCTCTAGACAATTGAAGAAATTGCAGGAG GATCTCAAAATACTGATTTCACGTCCATTACAATCAAAAACATTTTCACATCGATATTTAGCAGGG GCTGGTGTCACACCCCTCATGCAGGAGCAATTGCAACAATTAGCAAGGCAAAAACTAAGTGATCACCAGGGTTCAGGACTAGGCAAAAAGGGGAAGTTGGTAGTGATTGGTCAAGATTGTGTGGATGCACTTCAGGCACTTCGAAGTGCTGGTGAAGAG GTGCGAATGGATGCCAAGGATTTGGCTGGAAAACAGAGAAATATGCAGAATTTAAAAAGAAAGCGTAAAGAGGAGAAAAAGC GTTTGCGTGATCAGCGTAGAAAGCAGAAGAAAAAGCTAAAATACGGGGATGAATAG